The genomic DNA AAAAGAAGAGGATATCCCGATTCTGGACGAACGCTTTTTCGCGGCTCCTTCATTCGCTATTGAACAAGCCAAAAATGCCGCTTACAAGATGGCGGCTTTGGCCGAACATAACATGCTTGCGGCAATTGATATGATGAACAATTATGACCCCAAGATGGTCACCCAAATCAATGAAGTCGAAAACATGATTGACCTGTATGAAGACAGGCTGGGGACTTATCTGGTGCAAATTTCAAGCCGTGAAATTTCCGAACAGGACAGCCGGGCGGTCTCGGAACTGCTGCATATGATCGGGGATTTCGAACGAATCGGCGACCATGCGTTGAATGTCTGTGAAGCGGCGCAGGAGATGCACGATAAAAATGTCTCATTTTCGGATGAAGCGGTTTCCGATTTGAAAGTCATCACCGATGCGCTGACAGAGATTTTAGGGCTGACCACGACTGCGTTTATGCATGATGACGTCAAATTAGCAAGTAAAGTCGAACCGTTGGAACAGGTGATTGACGACCTTAAGGACGAGATTAAAAACCGGCATATCGAGCGTTTGCAGCGCGGCGACTGTACGATTCAAATGGGTTTCATCCTGTCCGATCTGTTGACCAATTACGAGCGTGTATCGGACCACTGTTCCAATATTGCGGTCTGCATGATTCAGATCGCCTTTTCGGCGATGAACACACACGTCTATCTCAATGAGATCAAGAACGGCGGACAGCCGGAATTCACTGAAAACTTCAACCAATACCGAAATAAATATAAATTGGCGCAATAATCGCCGATTTAGAGGTGTCGATAATGGATAAACGAGAAGTGGTAAAAGCGGCGATTGCTCATCGGCAATGCGCTGCTTTGCCTTATGCCATTATGTTTGCGCGGGACGCTTTGGATTTATACGGCGACCGACTGCTTGCCGATTTCGTCTCCGGATGGGCAAAAACCGAATACGAAAAAGGACGGCTTGAAAGGGAAGAGGCCATTAGTCTCGGCATCGGCAACAGTGTGTTTGCATTCGGCTGTCCGTGGTGGGACTGGTATGATCTGCCCGAGACCTATACCGATTATGACGCGCCGAAAGCACTGCCGAAGACCATGGGGCGCGGCAGTTATGTCGGCTTTGCCGACCGCATCAAGGCAATCAAAGAAGCCACCGGCTGCTATATGCTGGTCACGATTTGGGGCAGTCATTTTGAGAAGGCCTATTTTGCGCGGGGAATCGAGAATTTTCTGGCCGATATGGCCGGAGAGCCCGAATACGCAAAAGCACTGCTCAATATGATTATCCGCAAAAATATGGTGATGCTCGAAAACATCGTCAACATCCCCGAGATTGACGGTATTTTACTCGGCAGTGACTGGGGTTCACAGAAATCGTTACTGATGTCACCCGATGTTTGGCACGAGATGATCGCGCCCGGCGAGCAGGTTGAATACGATTTGATTCATTCAGCCGGCAAAGACGTCTGGGTGCATTCGTGCGGAAATGTCGAAGCCATTATGGGCGATTTGGTTAAAATGGGTGTCGATGTATTAAACCCCGTGCAGCCTGAGTGCATGGACTTAGCGAAAATCAAACGCCTTCACGGCGATAAACTGACTTTTTGGGGTGGTGTCAGCACCCAGCAGACGCTGCCGTACGGTACACCGGATCAGGTCAAAGCCGAAGTTTCACAGGTGGTTGAGATATTGGGACAGGGCGGGGGATATATCCTCGCACCGGCACAAAGCATTCAATCCGACGTGCCGTATGAAAACGCTTGCGCGATGATCGCAGAGGCGCAAAAACGATTTACACTTGAGGTTTATTAATGGAGAAAAGAAAAATTAAGGTTGCCTTCGTTGATTTTTGGAGAACAGCTGAACAGTTAAAAAAATCGCTCCTGGTGCATTTCCTTGAAAAGAATTATGAGATCGAACTCAGCGACGACCCGGATTATGTTTTTTCATCGAGTTTCGGCTTATTTAACACCGGTGTTTTGAAATATAAAAAGGCGGTCAGGATTTTTGTTTCTTCTGAAAATCTCTGGCCCGATTTTGATTTATATGATTATACGGTAACTTGCTATCCTCTTCAATACGGGGATCGCAATCTGACACATCCATATTGTTTTGACCATAAAGATCATGAAATGAACATTGCATTGGCTAAAAATAAGCATCTGTCAGCAAAAGAAGATCTTGCTAAAAAGACGGGTTTTTGTTCTTTTGTGGTTTCCAACGCCCAAGCTGACCCGATACGCGATGCATTTTTTGAAAAATTATGCGCTTATAAAAAAGTTGATTCGGGCGGATATTATAAAAACAACATCGGTACAAAAGACGGCATTCAGGATAAGCTGGCTTTTACTTCAGAGCGTAAATTTTCAATTACATTTGAAAATTCCAAGGTTGACGGCTATGTAACCGAAAAAATCCTCGAGGGGTTTTCGGCACACACGATTCCGATTTATTGGGGCTGTCAAGAGGTTGTGAAATACTTTAACCCGGAAGCTTTTATCTATATCGGCGGACCGGAGGGTGTCGATGCTGCAATTGAAAAGATTAAATATCTTGACAACAACGACGAGGCTTATCTGAACATGCTGTCACAACCCGCCTTGGTATCTACGGATATAGCGGATCAAGTCTATCAGGAAATGGAAGAGTTTTTAAAACATATTATCGAGCAGCCGCTGGAAAAAGCATATCGCAGACCGCGATACGGGTTTGCATGGTTTAAAGAGACGCGATTGGAAATCGCCGCCCGAACGGCGACACCGATCCATAAAACCAAGGCATTCTTTAAAAAGATATTAAAAAGATTGCGTTTGATTTCACAGTATCGTTGAATCGGTCCGAAAAGGAAGGAGACGGTATGGAAATCAGCTATCGCACGGAATTGCCCGAAAAAGAAGAATTATTCGAACTCTACGGCCATCTTGGCTGGAATGAATTTTTGTCTTTGAACGCACAGCAGCTTTTACAGGCGATGCAGAATTCTTATTATTCCGTATATGCCTATGCCGATCATCAGTTGGTTGCCACGGGGAGAGTTATCTCAGACGGTGTTATCAACGCTTATCTATGCGGATTGGGTGTGCGCAGCGAATACCGGCATCGGGGTATTGCCACCCGTATCATTGAGATGCTGGCAGCACATTGCCAAGAGAACAATCTGCATATTCAGTTTTTTTGTGAGGATGAGCTTGTACCGTTTTATGAAAAACGGGGCTTTTATAAATTTGCCGAAGGCATGGCGCTCAAAGAGGACGGGTGATTTTCATCACGCAGCGGCTGCTGCCGGTCTTGATGCTCTCAATCAGTTCGACTTCGGTTTCGCAGCCAAGCACTGTGTCAAATATCTTTTTTGTATAACCCACCGTGCACAGGCACCAGGTTTTAGGCAGCATTTTGTTGACCCGCTTAACACAGGAGCAGTAACAGGCCGGGTAGCCGAAAAAGAGGGTCTCGCCCTCGTGCCACAGCAGATTGGTTCCGTGATATTCGTTTTCAAAGGCCTCGGCGAAAGCGTCGAGGTCTTTTGCATTTTCATAAAGTCGTTTGATCTTTTCGATTTTGTCCTCCGGCGGTGTGCAAGAGCAGGCAAATCGGACGGCTTTGACTTCCTCCGGTGTATATGTACTGTTTAAATAGTCACAGACATCCTTCGCCCACTTAAACTTTCGGAGATAATCGGCGGATTTGGATAACGGAAACTTGGCTGCAAAGTCTTTAGCCGCCGTCTTACCAAGCCGTTTTTCAATGGCGTTTTGTATTTTAATTCCCTGCATACCGGTCATTTTAAATCCACCTCAGATATAAGAATTGTAAATTTTGAAATTGAGAGAAGCATATAAATCCCGCGCAGCGGCATTGATAGCACGCACGGTGATGATTTGGGCGTTATTTTGAAACGCATCGGAAATCGCTTGTGTGCATACCGTTTTTGCCAGTCCCATGCGGCGCAGTTCGGGAACGGTAGCCACGAATTCGAGCGAATCTACGCCCTTGTTGTCCATGATTGCGGCAACAGCGGCAGGTTTTTCTTGTTTATAAAGAATATAGCAGCGCATCAAACCCTTTTGGCAGAGCGGATAATGAAAAATCGGGTGCATATCGGGATAACCGCCGTTGAGAAGCCGGTTGGTCAGATCGGCCCATTGCGCAAATTCCTCTGCCGTCCGAACCTTGACGATCTTGATGTCATCCGAAATCTTCGAAGATGGCAGTTGTTCCTTTGACAGCAGCGCCATATAGACCTCGTCGTTGTCGTCTATCGTTTGCTTGTGAACTTTTTCTCTGCCATTGATTAATTTGTACAGTTCATCGGAGGCCAGTAAATCCAGCCAGATCGGCATTTTGAGCGCTCTGATCTCGGCAGCTTTTTCCCGCTGTGTCTCAACCGGCAGATGTTCCAGGCGGATATCAAAGACAAACGTAATGCCGGGCTGACTCGGTTTCGGTGCGACAAAAGTATAATAACCGGTGTCAATCGTCTCCATATGTTCGGCGTTTCCAAACAGACACAGGTAAAAGTTCGCGCCGTCGTCGATGTGTTTCAGGATTTCATGATTCGTCATATCGCCGCATTCGCTTTCTTTTCGTAAAATTCTCTGAGCAACCCCATATAATCCGGCAGCTTCGCCAGATCAGGTTGATGAAACTCAAAAACGACGCCGGAACACTTCTCAATCGTTTTACCGTCGAGGATATAGGTTTTTCTCATTCTGCAATTCTCTTTTTTGGGGTTACAACTGCAATCTCCGTGTGTGCCGATGAAAACACTTTTAATATGCTCCGGTGCGTTTTCGATGTATTGCGTGTGTTTATCGACATTATTGAAAAACAAGCGCAGAATAATGCGATTTTCGCGGATAAATATCCGGGCGGCAACCTGCTTTGATTTTGCGCCGACCTTAGAGTAGATAATCATATACAAACCCCAACAGGCTCCCCAACCGATATTCCCGCCGAAATCATATCCCAACTCCGTAATTTCTCTGTTGAATGCCAGAATGAAGGATTTATCAGCTTCGGAAATCAAATGAAATCTTTCCTCTTTTAGCCTGTCCTCCATAATTTTTGGCGTTTTCATCAGATAATAAGATTCAATTGCTTCCTTGATTGTTTTCCCGTTGTTTTGTTTCAGCCAATATTGAAAAGTACCGCAATATATTTCCGGTGAAAAACCCTCAATGGCCTTTCTGAAAAAAGCGCGGTATCTGTCCGGTGAAATGAACGATTCATCGATAACGGTGTTTTCCGTGAGTCTAACAGGCATAATATCCCCCTATATTTTTTGACATCCCGGGCAGTAATAGATGTTGCCGCCCATATAGGCCTCGCGCTTCAACCCGCTTCCGCAGACGCGACAGGGGTACGCAACTGTCTTGTTTGAAAGGATGGTGTTGTAGCCGCCCGGTTTGCCGAACAGATCGCGTTCGGTATCGCGACCGCCGCCGTCCCGCATTTCCTTCAGCGTGGATACCACCGCGTTGTATAGCACATCCCGTTCATCATCGGACAGGGATTGGGCTTTGCGTTTGGGGTGGATGCGGGCATTGAACAGAATATCCTGCAGCACGCCGTTTCCGAGGCCGGGGATGCGCTGCTCGGTGGCGAGCAGCGCTTTGACGCTGAGGGATGTTTTAATTCCCTCAAATAACCCGTCAAAATAGGCCATGTCGAATGCTTCCGAAAACGGGGACGGTTTTTCCTTGGCAACATTGTAGTAAAAATCATTGTTCGGCTCGTTTGGAAATGCCATCATGCCGCCGTACATTTGAACGGTGCAGCACAGAGCGGAACCGTCGTCAAATTCAAGCAGAAGTTGATGCTTATCGGGGCGTTTTTCTTCCGCGGTCAAACGGAGTGCCCGAACGCCGTCGGAAAATGAGATGACCATATCGTCCGCGTACATTTCGGGCCGCCCGCCGTAAGCGGCTGTTCCGGTGATTTTCTTTCCGGCGAGTTTTTCGTTATAAAGTGCAGGGTCTCCGGAATACCAGGCGAAACTGTGTGGCGAGGTGTTTGCCGCTGCGCTGACAATGGTTTTCCCTAAAAAAGCTTGGTTGAGCTGGTTTGCAAGCACATAGGCCTCCGGCAGTTCGATCATAAAGTTAGCCGCCTTTCAAAATAGTGTTTAGAAAACAGGAATTGGAAATTAGTAATGAATCGTGTAGGGAACTGTCTTGACTGTTCCGTTTACAATCGTTATGAAATGACGACAGTAAACACTTTCAAACATCGCCGCTTTCGGAATGGTCAAGACCATTTTCTACAAACATCCCGCTTCCTTTTGTGCTAATAACGCATAAAACGTGACCCATTTACTCGGTTTTCCGACGTGTTCTTTGGGCAGGTACGATTTTGTCAGCGTGCCCTTTAAAATAAATTTTCCGGTCTCGTCCTGCTGCGTTTTTAATAAATCCCATGCTTCATTTAATCGCTCATCATCGCCATATCCTAAAGCACAAAAGGCCTCCAGCACATTTTGAAGTCCGACCCGCATGACCTCGAAGGGATAAAACGTATCAATGGTGCGCCAACCCTCGCGGCTGTCCAATACAAGACGGTGTTCGTCACTCCTATAAAAAAGGTCTCTGTTGAGGAAGTAATCGATCAAGCGCTCGGAACCCTCGATACGAATACCTTTTTTACGGCACTCTGCAAGGAAAAACAGCGCATGCAGATTAGCTTTATAGCAGCTTTTCGGTGTATAGTTCAATTTACTCAATCTGTGCAGGCATAAAAAACCGCCGTCGGGCAACATATGAACCTTAAAGTTATTTATAATGTCTGCAACAACGGGTTCATCTGCAAAACCCAGCTTCACAAGGGCGCGCAGCAGCATAAAGTCGCCGCAACCGCAGTCAAACTGATGTTGCAAAACCGAAAAGGCCTTTTCGATCTGTTCACGCTCAATGTCTTGTGATGTCAAGCCGCACTCGGCAAATGCGGTGATGTAATAAACATACCATAAGCCGGAAACAGTGTGCCAATCAGTCGGAATAAAGTTTTTAATCCAATCTAATACTGCCGATTTCGAAGCGGATTGCCCGAGCAGTTCCGTTTTTGTGCGGTATGCGACGGCGGGATTGTCGTCTTCAAGCAGCCAGTTGATGACCTTTTCATCAAACATAAATTAAACCTCCGTATTAAAATACAACCTACCGTCTTTGTCATTCACAAAGGGCTGACGGTCTTTGATGTGTGCGTATTCGGGGCATCGCGCCAGATTGTTGCGTAGGATGCACAGCAGCACCGGGTGGATGGTTTTATCATGTTCGCTGTTCATCACGCAGCTCTTGTGTTCGAGCCAATTTGCCATCTCGCACTTGTATTGATCGACTTCTGGTTTTACAATCTCAAACGGCAGCTCCGACAGACAGAGCCAAAAATACCATTTGCAAAACCACGGGCGCTTTTTATCTTCGTAATGGCGATTGAAAACCGCGATCCGGTCTTTGATCCACTGCGTCTCATTCGGGGAGACGGCCGCAAGAAAGCGGATCACGATCAGATTGGTGTCAAAGCACTCGCCGACGCCGTCGTCCTCGTTGCCGAAGCAGGTGGTTTTGAGACGCACAAGCGTCTTTTCGACCATGTACTTGATCTCCGGGTCGTTATGCACAAACAGATGCAAAAGCCGCAGGATCTCAAGTTCATAGAGATTCGCCGATAAGATATGGGTTTTGGGTGTCTGGTTGAGTATGGTCTTGTACTTTTTGCCGCCGTTGTAGGGTGGGATAAAAAACACCGGGTACATTCTGCGCCCGTTCGCGTCGGTATTTCCCGGGAAACGCACCCCGGCATAAAAGCGCGTCGCTTGTTCGGGCGTGCTTTTCGCAGCCGACAACTGACGGACGACGTTCGCTTTCTGCGCGCCTGTCAGTTCGCCTCCTTTGATCAGGTAGTGGTTGGTTTTGACCATGAGTTCGTAGGTTGTCATGTTTTATCAACCTTCATCAACGGAATCCAGACCTCGACGATGCCCTGCTGAAAACGCCCGTTATAACATTCCAAGACGAATTTTTTGCCGTTGAGGTTTGTTTGCGCATATTTGTCTTTGTGAATCCTGAGCCATGATTCTATATTGGCGTTTTCGCTGGTGTAACCGTTGGCCACGATCACATCGAAAACCGCATATTCCGAGGCGGGCAGTTCGATGGTGTCAAAACCGCTTTTGGTTTGCTCTTCGGCTGAAAACCCGACAAAACAATCGCGTCCGGTTTCTCCGTCTGTGCGAATCTCCCACCCGCAGTTGTCGGCGGCTTCAAATCCGGCCTTTTCGGCTTTTTCCTCGAAGTCCTGCCACAACCCGGCGGTCATCCGTCCGTCTCCCCACATTCCCGCGAGGGTCATTTTCTTCTTTTTAATTAGTTTCGGTTCCATCTTCAAAACCCTTTCATGATGAGTGATGGTACCATTCTAATCAAACAAACCTGACAACTGATTGTCAACTATCAGAATAATATTCGGAAATCATTTTGCTTTTTTCTTTGATGATCTGCTGTAAACGGGGCGGGGAGAGCACTTTAACGGCGGTTCCAAAAGAAAGAATGTAACCATAGACCCAGGCGTCTTCGGGAAAATCGAATTCAAGGGTATAAGTGCCGTCGCTGTTATCGTGAATCCACTCGTCGTCATAATCGTCGTAAAGGCGGTATAAAGCATCTTCGGTGAACTGAAGTACGCAATGGATGTTGGGTTTATAACCGGTCTCGCCGTCGCTGCCTTTCTGCGGTTTCGGTTCTCGCTTGCGGAAGCGGTCAAAGGTCTCGTCGGTGATATGCACCCGCTTGACACGCGAAATGCGAAACATTCGGTAATCCTCTCGGTTTCGGCACCAGCCCCACAGATACCACGCCTGATATTTGAAATCAAGCCGGAGCGGCTCGATATAACGGGTGGATTTTTGATTTTGAGCATTGAGATAGTCGATCTCAACGACATGGCATTTTAAAATCGCGGTCTTGAGATCGGTGAATTTATGATGGGCGTTCGGATTGGAACCCCAAGGTGAAAAATCCACCGAGATCCAGTCGGCGGCGCTGTTTTTAAAAATACCTCCGAGTTTTTCGAGCACTGCGTCAATCTCCGGATATTTTGCCGCCTGCAGCGAATGCAGCGCGAATAAGATGCTGTCTTTATCGGAATCGGAGAGTAACGTTTTATTGAGCGCGTAACCTTCCATGACCGAAATGCCGCCGTTTTGCCCTTGCGTGGTGCAAACCGGAATGCCCGCCGCCGAGAGCGCGTCGACATCGCGGTAGATTGTGCGTACCGAGACGCCGAAGCGGTCGGCGAGTTCCGAAGCGGTTACGGTTTTCTTATTGAGCAGAATCGTGATGATTTCCACCAAGCGTTCCAGTTTCATGTTCTCACCTCTGAAAACATTATAGCATCAATTCTTGACAATGCAATGTCAGGTTTCAAATAAAATTTTCCCGCTCTTAATGAACGGGAAAGAAGATTATTTCTTTTTTACCGGCATCCAAAGCTCATAATGGCGTTTCTGCTTTTCGGTTTTCGGGAACAGATGATAGACCTCGACTTCGTAATCAGCTGTTTGAATATAACTCGAGTCAGCTAGCCATGCGTTGAAAAGCGCAGTTTAGGCAGCTCATTGCCCGCAAAACCGCCGAATCCGGTGTTGAAAACCGCGTAAGTTCCGGCGGGAACCGTGATTTCGTCAAGGTTTTTACCGGTGACATCCTGTTCCGCTCTTGCGATTGAGTATTTTCCCGCATCCCAGATGCCGTACCATGTGCCCGGAATGTTCGTATTGATCTTGTTTTGTACATCCTCGTGGTGATCAGCCCACATAATGTGCTCCTGCTCGAACCGGTCGGCAGCAGCTCCATGGAATTGCTTCGAAAGGCCCCGCAGTTTAATTTCGTCGGTTTGAATGATTTTGAATTCCATTTCCTTTGCTCCGTTCATCACAATGTGAAAGGAGGCCGGCGGAAACACTTTCAGCGGCCGGCTCGGATCTCTGGCCTGCGTCGGCGTGATCCCGTGCTGCCTGAAAAACGCCCTTGAAAACGCGTCGGCGTTGTTGTAGCCGTATTGAACGGCGACGTCGATCACTTTTACGTTCGAATTTTGCAATTCGTACGCCGCGCGGGTCAGTTTTCTGCGGCGGATATAATTCCTCAGCGACATCCCGGTCATGTAGCTGAAAAAACGCAAAAAACTGTCCGGTGCGACACAGGCGACGCGTGTCAAGTCGTTTAAATTGATTTCATCGCTAAGATGCGCTTCCAGATAATCCATCGCCCCGTTGAGTTGTTTGAGTACCGCAGGTGTTTCCATGGTTCTGCCCCCTTTCCGTGAAAATTGTAATGCAAATGAGAGCCGTTTACCCGACTTTTTACTGTCAGGTTAAGCCGCGTTATTTTATATCCCGTTCTCCCTCGACCATAAAGCCCCAAAGCACCCCGAAACGATCGATGAACTGAACGACGAGCAGGCTGTAGGCCAGCTCCTGCATCGGGTCAACCGTGATGCTGTCCGCTTTCAAAATGTCGTAACACGATAATAAAGCATCTTTACTCTCGAACATCACAATCAGATGGACGGCGCAGTCGGTGGTTCGGTCTTTTGTTGCCGAAACGGTCGTTTAAAAACACCGTTTGCCCGTGGATTTTCATCACGGCATGGGCGATTCGGTCGCTCACGGGTTGAGAGGGATCATATTGGTGACTGTAAACTACGCTCTCGGCTTTTGTACCGAATGCGGTTTCGTATAAGGCAATGGCCTGTTTGCATGTGCCGTTAAAGTGCAGGTGCGGAATCAGCATAGTCATTCCTCCGATGTCATTCTTTCATCGCGTTCAAACAGAGGATATTTCCCTCGGGGTCGGCAAGCCAGGCGATCCGGTCTCCCCACGGGGCGGTGACCGGTGGGGACATGGGTATTGCTCCGGCTTGGATCAGACGATCGTATGCGGCGTCCAGCTCTTGAAAAGTCGGGAAGTCAAAACCGATGTTCATCATTTGATTGATCGATTTTTCCGGCGGAATTTCGTCCGCATTTCTTTTGCAGAGGTTAAACGAAAACCCGCTTTCGGTGACGAATTCTTTATACCCTTCAGATTCGGAAACCAGTTTTAATCCGACGATATCACGATACCATGCCTTCATCATCTCGATATCGGTCACCTTGAGAATAAAAAAACATAAATTCATGGCTTTATCCTTTCGCCCAACGTTTGCATTGTTCGATGCGCGCGCCGTGGGGTGTGTCGCCGTGTACGGGGTCGCAGGAATATTGCGTCAGAAGTTCGCAGGAGATGTCGGGGCACTGCCCGCAGTGGTCATAACCATTATCCTGACAGCAGACAGCCACGGGGCATTTTCCGTGAAACGGGTTTCCCTTGGTCTCAATACAACCGCCGCAACCGTGAGATTCTTTAAATCCGCAGTCGGTGCAATGCAGCCCGCACCGCGAATCGATTTTATGTTCGTTCATTTTAATATTTCTCCTCTCTGTATCATTAACCATCCTCATTCACCCGTGTGATCTTGCAAACTGACACTGCACTGGGCTTGCCCGCACCGGTTTTCAGGTTTTTCGGCGCGTGGATGTAGAGCATAAAACCGTTTTCTCCGTATTTTTCATCCAAACCTGCGGCGTAGTTTTCATCCACTGCGATATGAATGACTTTTCCGATGATTACGGAAGTCATACTGTCGTCACAGAGCTTGACTTCTTTTTCAAATCTGCATTCGAGCGATAAAAACGCCTCTTTGAGCCGCGGACAATCCATTGTTACAGCCTTTTCTTCGGTGAAGCCGCCAGCCGCGATCTCGTCGGAATCATCATCGTTGTCATTGATGGTGGCGATGCAGGCATCGTAATAATCTTTGCCGATGAAGTTGATAATGAATTCGCCGGTAAGCAGAATATTTTTATAGGTGTGGGTGTGGTGCAGCATACTCGGCATGACAGCGTAAAACCCTTTTCCTTCGCTCGAAAAACTGCTCCAGCCGTTGAAATTAACATTTGGTTTGCCATTTTCTTTGCGGGTTGTGATGGCATACAGCACGCTCGGAATCCCGCATGCATACTCGAAGTGGCTGAAAATGTCATACTGTCCCGGCCAGTACTCCTTAAAATTTTCAGGTCTCTTTTCTCCGATTTCGATTTTCATGATCGTTTTACCTCCCATTCGTTATAGTGAGAGGATAATCCATCGAACACGACAGAAGTGTGTCATGATTCGGAATATTTTTTATAAATCCTTTTTACTGTTGCTTTTAACTTGTCCCGCATTTCGGGCGGGTCGACAATTTCAACCAGATCACCGAAGCCCAAAAACCATAGTGCGGCGGCGTCGGGGTCTGTAAAGCCCCATCGCATTTTCAAGAGTCCGTCCGGTAAAACGGTAAATGAATCCGTCCCCCGTTCTTCGACCAGCCGATATTTCAAAGATGGATCGAAAATTGCGGTGATAAAATAATCATCGGTGAAATTGGTTCCGAATTGCTTTTTTTCTTCCGGGATTTCGCGCGGGATGAATGTCTCTTCGCCAAGTTGGAGTTCCCAAAGCCGCCGGAGCTTATACAGGCGAAAATCCTTTCGCTCGGTGCACCAACCGAATACATACCAGTCAGCCCATTGATAGGCGATCTGGTACGGTTCGATAAGCTTATCTTCCTCGCCTTTGGCGTAGTAATAGTGGAATTGAATCAATCGGTGTTCTTTGATGGCGGTTCTCAACAATTCGATTTTTGCCGAAAAGCTCTCCTTATAAAATGACGAGAGGTCGATACGCATGGAATCGGAAGTGGGCGCATTGAATTTTTGCGCCAAAAGCGCCGATTTGGGATTATTCGATACGCTGT from Oscillospiraceae bacterium includes the following:
- a CDS encoding uroporphyrinogen decarboxylase family protein, which produces MDKREVVKAAIAHRQCAALPYAIMFARDALDLYGDRLLADFVSGWAKTEYEKGRLEREEAISLGIGNSVFAFGCPWWDWYDLPETYTDYDAPKALPKTMGRGSYVGFADRIKAIKEATGCYMLVTIWGSHFEKAYFARGIENFLADMAGEPEYAKALLNMIIRKNMVMLENIVNIPEIDGILLGSDWGSQKSLLMSPDVWHEMIAPGEQVEYDLIHSAGKDVWVHSCGNVEAIMGDLVKMGVDVLNPVQPECMDLAKIKRLHGDKLTFWGGVSTQQTLPYGTPDQVKAEVSQVVEILGQGGGYILAPAQSIQSDVPYENACAMIAEAQKRFTLEVY
- a CDS encoding glycosyltransferase family 10, which codes for MEKRKIKVAFVDFWRTAEQLKKSLLVHFLEKNYEIELSDDPDYVFSSSFGLFNTGVLKYKKAVRIFVSSENLWPDFDLYDYTVTCYPLQYGDRNLTHPYCFDHKDHEMNIALAKNKHLSAKEDLAKKTGFCSFVVSNAQADPIRDAFFEKLCAYKKVDSGGYYKNNIGTKDGIQDKLAFTSERKFSITFENSKVDGYVTEKILEGFSAHTIPIYWGCQEVVKYFNPEAFIYIGGPEGVDAAIEKIKYLDNNDEAYLNMLSQPALVSTDIADQVYQEMEEFLKHIIEQPLEKAYRRPRYGFAWFKETRLEIAARTATPIHKTKAFFKKILKRLRLISQYR
- a CDS encoding GNAT family N-acetyltransferase, with protein sequence MEISYRTELPEKEELFELYGHLGWNEFLSLNAQQLLQAMQNSYYSVYAYADHQLVATGRVISDGVINAYLCGLGVRSEYRHRGIATRIIEMLAAHCQENNLHIQFFCEDELVPFYEKRGFYKFAEGMALKEDG
- a CDS encoding DUF6144 family protein, which codes for MTGMQGIKIQNAIEKRLGKTAAKDFAAKFPLSKSADYLRKFKWAKDVCDYLNSTYTPEEVKAVRFACSCTPPEDKIEKIKRLYENAKDLDAFAEAFENEYHGTNLLWHEGETLFFGYPACYCSCVKRVNKMLPKTWCLCTVGYTKKIFDTVLGCETEVELIESIKTGSSRCVMKITRPL
- a CDS encoding GNAT family N-acetyltransferase, with the translated sequence MTNHEILKHIDDGANFYLCLFGNAEHMETIDTGYYTFVAPKPSQPGITFVFDIRLEHLPVETQREKAAEIRALKMPIWLDLLASDELYKLINGREKVHKQTIDDNDEVYMALLSKEQLPSSKISDDIKIVKVRTAEEFAQWADLTNRLLNGGYPDMHPIFHYPLCQKGLMRCYILYKQEKPAAVAAIMDNKGVDSLEFVATVPELRRMGLAKTVCTQAISDAFQNNAQIITVRAINAAARDLYASLNFKIYNSYI
- a CDS encoding DUF6434 domain-containing protein: MPVRLTENTVIDESFISPDRYRAFFRKAIEGFSPEIYCGTFQYWLKQNNGKTIKEAIESYYLMKTPKIMEDRLKEERFHLISEADKSFILAFNREITELGYDFGGNIGWGACWGLYMIIYSKVGAKSKQVAARIFIRENRIILRLFFNNVDKHTQYIENAPEHIKSVFIGTHGDCSCNPKKENCRMRKTYILDGKTIEKCSGVVFEFHQPDLAKLPDYMGLLREFYEKKANAAI
- a CDS encoding endonuclease VIII gives rise to the protein MIELPEAYVLANQLNQAFLGKTIVSAAANTSPHSFAWYSGDPALYNEKLAGKKITGTAAYGGRPEMYADDMVISFSDGVRALRLTAEEKRPDKHQLLLEFDDGSALCCTVQMYGGMMAFPNEPNNDFYYNVAKEKPSPFSEAFDMAYFDGLFEGIKTSLSVKALLATEQRIPGLGNGVLQDILFNARIHPKRKAQSLSDDERDVLYNAVVSTLKEMRDGGGRDTERDLFGKPGGYNTILSNKTVAYPCRVCGSGLKREAYMGGNIYYCPGCQKI
- a CDS encoding YafY family protein; its protein translation is MKLERLVEIITILLNKKTVTASELADRFGVSVRTIYRDVDALSAAGIPVCTTQGQNGGISVMEGYALNKTLLSDSDKDSILFALHSLQAAKYPEIDAVLEKLGGIFKNSAADWISVDFSPWGSNPNAHHKFTDLKTAILKCHVVEIDYLNAQNQKSTRYIEPLRLDFKYQAWYLWGWCRNREDYRMFRISRVKRVHITDETFDRFRKREPKPQKGSDGETGYKPNIHCVLQFTEDALYRLYDDYDDEWIHDNSDGTYTLEFDFPEDAWVYGYILSFGTAVKVLSPPRLQQIIKEKSKMISEYYSDS
- a CDS encoding AraC family transcriptional regulator, whose amino-acid sequence is METPAVLKQLNGAMDYLEAHLSDEINLNDLTRVACVAPDSFLRFFSYMTGMSLRNYIRRRKLTRAAYELQNSNVKVIDVAVQYGYNNADAFSRAFFRQHGITPTQARDPSRPLKVFPPASFHIVMNGAKEMEFKIIQTDEIKLRGLSKQFHGAAADRFEQEHIMWADHHEDVQNKINTNIPGTWYGIWDAGKYSIARAEQDVTGKNLDEITVPAGTYAVFNTGFGGFAGNELPKLRFSTHG
- a CDS encoding VOC family protein — encoded protein: MNLCFFILKVTDIEMMKAWYRDIVGLKLVSESEGYKEFVTESGFSFNLCKRNADEIPPEKSINQMMNIGFDFPTFQELDAAYDRLIQAGAIPMSPPVTAPWGDRIAWLADPEGNILCLNAMKE
- a CDS encoding DUF3795 domain-containing protein — its product is MNEHKIDSRCGLHCTDCGFKESHGCGGCIETKGNPFHGKCPVAVCCQDNGYDHCGQCPDISCELLTQYSCDPVHGDTPHGARIEQCKRWAKG